The genome window TCAATATTTAAACGACTAATGTTGTCTTTTAGGGTTTGGTTTAAGAGCTTCTCCTGCTTGGTTGCGCTATCTAAATAAGCATACGAGGCATCTAATTGACGAATTGAATTAAGTAATACACTTATAATTAAAGGAGAAACTACAGCCGTAAAAAATACCACAGCCAAAATATCAACAAGGTGTAATTCGCCTATCGCAACATAATAAAACATGCTCGATAAAATAAGAGATACAGTTAAAAATAAAGTGTAACAAATAGCTGCGGTTTTAAATTCACCAAATCGCGTTATTGAGCTGGAAAGTACCCGAGCCCAAGGGCTCAAAGAATAATCGGTCATACGTAATTTTATCTCTTAGCTGTGTGCTTAAATATAAAGAAGGCAATGCGCATGTATAAACATACCATTTTCCCAGATTTTAGCATTTTTCTCCTACCACTACCCATGTTGTGCGATAAAAACAGAATTTTTCATGTTTGATTTCGCTCATCTATTAAACTCATCATTTCAGCAATAAATTATTTAGTGTAAAATGCCCCGCTTTATTATCTCCAAAATACGAGTAGCGCACATGCAAACCAATATGCCAGATATAGCAGACACTGCACCCGCTTTACAAACAGGTAAATTAGACTGGGTTGGCATGGGCGAAATCGAACTGCCATTTATTTTTGAGTCACGAGACTTATCTCCAGTTACAGTAAATGCCAAAGCTTGTGCATTTGTAAATTTGCATAAAGAAGATGCCAAAGGCATTCATATGTCACGTCTATTTTTAGCACTTGACCTGCTTTCAACTGAGCAGCAAGTCAACCCGCAAACAATAGCGCAAGCACTCGATACCTTTATAACTAGCCACGAAGGGCTGAGCAATAAAGCACAAATTGAATTTAAATTTGAATTACCGCTACGCCGTAAATCACTATTAAGTGGTAAAGCGGGCTGGAAAAGCTACCCAGTTGTACTTACCAGTACAATTGAAAATAACATTATTAGCTACGAGCTAACTGTAGATGTTACCTATTCTTCAACGTGCCCTTGCTCTGCAGCACTTGCACGCCAGCTTATACAAAACGCGTTTAACGAAAAGTTTAACCAAGAAACCTTAAGCCAAAAAGATGTGCACGAATGGCTAGGCACTACACAAGGCATAGTTGCTACACCTCACTCGCAGCGCTCTATTGCCAACGTAAAAGTAAAGCTTGATAGCAATATTCAAGAATTTGACGTAGTGACTCTAATAAATACCCTCGAAGCTGAACTTAAAACGCCTGTACAAGCGGCAGTAAAACGCGAAGACGAGCAAGAATTTGCCCGTTTAAATGGTCAAAATCTTATGTTTTGTGAAGATGCAGCGCGTAAAATTAAAGCTTTATTAGAAACAGATAATTATAGCGATTACTGGCTGCAAATAAACCATTATGAATCACTCCATGCACACGATGCTGTAGCTATTGCGGTTAAAGGTATTGAAGGTGGATACAAAGCTTAATAGCTACATAGTTTTAGCTTTTATAAACAGTTGGTAATTATTTTATAACTCATACTT of Pseudoalteromonas arctica A 37-1-2 contains these proteins:
- the folE2 gene encoding GTP cyclohydrolase FolE2; protein product: MQTNMPDIADTAPALQTGKLDWVGMGEIELPFIFESRDLSPVTVNAKACAFVNLHKEDAKGIHMSRLFLALDLLSTEQQVNPQTIAQALDTFITSHEGLSNKAQIEFKFELPLRRKSLLSGKAGWKSYPVVLTSTIENNIISYELTVDVTYSSTCPCSAALARQLIQNAFNEKFNQETLSQKDVHEWLGTTQGIVATPHSQRSIANVKVKLDSNIQEFDVVTLINTLEAELKTPVQAAVKREDEQEFARLNGQNLMFCEDAARKIKALLETDNYSDYWLQINHYESLHAHDAVAIAVKGIEGGYKA